Within the Nitrosococcus wardiae genome, the region CACTGTCTCACCATCGGCTCGATTATCGCCGAATCTTCGTAAGCCAAGTTGGAGGCACACGCAAGGCCCAGGGCATTGTGGGCATGATAGCTTTCGGCACGGGGTTGGAACGGCGTTTCGGTAGGGTCAAAAACATAGTCTCTAGCGTCCATTGTTTTTATTCCTCTTATGCTAAGCTTTCTAAGAATTAAGATTAGACCGATAGGCCAAAAAACCATGGTCCAAAATGTCACCCAAAAGTTGATTGCTAATCACTTGATTTCCGGCGAGATGGAACCCGGCGCGGAAATCGCTTTGCGCATTGATCAAACCTTGACCCAGGATGCCACCGGCACACTCGTGATGCTGGAATTCGAAGCCATGGGAATTCCCCGGGTCAAAACCGAACTCTCTGTCCAATACGTCGACCATAATCTCATCCAGGAAGACTTTAAAAATCCGGATGACCACCTGTTTCTGCGCAGTGCCTGCAAAAAGTTCGGCCTCTGGTACAGCCGTCCGGGTAATGGGGTCAGCCACCCCGTGCATATGGAGCGCTTCGGCGTCCCAGGCAAAACCTTGCTGGGCTCGGACAGCCATACCCCCGCCGCGGGCTCCCTGGGGATGCTGGCCATAGGCGCAGGGGGACTGGAAGTGGCCATGGCCATGGCCGGGGAGCCGTTTTATATGAAAATGCCCAAGGTGTGGGGCGTCAAACTGACGGGTCGGCTTCCCGATTGGGTGAGCGCCAAGGACGTCATCCTGGAAATGCTGCGCCGGCACGATGTCGATGGGGGAAGAGGCAAAATCATCGAATACTACGGGCCGGGCTTGGCCAACCTGACCCCCATGGATCGTCACGTCATCGCCAATATGGGGGCCGAACTTGGCGCCACCACTACCGTCTTTCCCGCCGATGGGGCGGTAAAAGAGTTTCTCGAAACTCAAGATCGGGAGGAGGCCTGGGCGGAACTGGTGGCTGACCCGAATGCCGACTACGACGAGCACGAGGAAATCAATCTCTCCGAACTAGAACCCCTGATTGCCCTCCCCAGCAGTCCGGGCAAGGTGGTTCCCGTACGGGAAGTGGCCGGCCGGGAGATTTATCAGACCTATATCGGCTCATCCGCTAATCCAGGCCTACGAGACTTTGCCATCGCGGCCCTGATTGTGGATGGCAAACAAGTCCACGACCGGGTATCCTTCGACATTAATCCCACCTCGCGGCAAATCCTGGAAAACCTGATCTCCCTGGAACTGTTAGGAAAGCTCATCCACGCGGGAGCCCGCCTCCATCAAGCCGGCTGCAATGGCTGCATTGGCATGGGGCAGGCACCGGCCACCGGACGCATCAGTCTGCGCACCGTCCCTAGAAATTTTCCTGGACGCTCGGGCACCAAGGAAGATCAAGTCTATCTATGCAGCCCGGAGACGGCTGCCGCCTCGGCCTTGACCGGAGAAATTACCGATCCGCGCAGCCTGGCCATGGACTATCCCCCCTTCCGGGAACCGAAGTCCATCCGCATTAATATCAGCATGCTGTCCCCCCCGGCTGAGAAAGGAGAAGAAATCGCGCTGGAAAAAGGCCCCAACATCCAACCACTGCCCCCATTCGAGCCACTCCCTGATGATTTGGAAGGCCCGGTGCTGTTAAAGGTCGGTGACGATATCTCCACGGATGAAATCATGCCGGCTGGGGCCAGGGTACTGCCCTTTCGCAGCAATATCCCGGAGATCAGCAAATTTGTATTTGAACCCATTGACGAAAATTACTACCAGCGGGCCATGGAACATCAACAGCAGGGCTCCTGGGTCGTGGGTGGGGAGAATTACGGCCAGGGGTCGAGCCGGGAGCATGCGGCCCTGGCCCCCCGATACCTGGGTCTGAAGGCGGTGCTTGCCAAGAGTTTTGCCCGGATTCACTGGCAGAATCTGGTCAATTTCGGCATCTTACCGCTCACCTTCGTCAAACCGGATGACTGGGAACGCATTGAGCACAGCGACGTCCTCTACCTTGCCGATGTCCGCAATGCCATCCAAAGGGGAGAAAAACTGACAATCAGCAATAAGACCAAACAAGAAGACTACGAACTCAGGCATTCAATGAGCCCTCGGCAGGTGGAGATGATCCTGGAAGGCAGCCTTATTAACCTAATTCGTAAGAAACAATAGCCGCCAGTGGACAAAGGAAATAATTTTACCAATCGCCTGGTCATCATGGGGGCCGCCGGCCGTGATTTCCATAACTTCAATGTAGTCTATCGGGATGATCCCGGCAGCCAGGTCGTTGCCTTCACGGCCACTCAAATCCCGGAAATCGCCGGACGCCGTTATCCCCCTTCCCTGGCTGGCCCCTGCTATCGGGAGGGCATTCCCATTGTAGAGGAAGCCACCTTGGCCACCCTCTGCCGTCAAGAATGTATCGATCAAGTGGTTTTTGCCTACAGCGATGTGGACTATGCCCATGTCATGCACCAAGCCTCCATCGCCCTGGGCGCAGGGGCAGATTTTCTGCTCCTGGGTCCCGAACGCACCATGTTACAGACGGACGTGCCGGTCATCGCCATCTCGGCGGTGAGAACCGGCTGCGGCAAATCCCAGACCAGCCGCTGGCTTTCCCAACTACTGAGAAAAAAAGGATTGCAGGTAGCAGTCATCCGCCATCCCATGCCCTATGGAAACCTGGCGCAACAGGCGGTACAGCGCTTTGCCACTCCTGCGGATCTGGAATCAGCCCACTGTACCATTGAAGAACGGGAAGAATATGAGCCCCACCTGGCGGCGGGCAATGTGGTCTATGCAGGTATCGATTATGCCCAAATCCTGGCTCTGGCCGAAAGGGAAGCCGATTTAATCCTCTGGGAGGGGGGCAATAATGATTTTCCCTTCATCCGCCCTAACTTGCACATCGTGCTGGTGGACCCCTTACGTCCCGGAAGCGAAACCAGCCATCATCCAGGGGAGGCCGTACTGCGGATGGCGGATA harbors:
- a CDS encoding aconitate hydratase gives rise to the protein MVQNVTQKLIANHLISGEMEPGAEIALRIDQTLTQDATGTLVMLEFEAMGIPRVKTELSVQYVDHNLIQEDFKNPDDHLFLRSACKKFGLWYSRPGNGVSHPVHMERFGVPGKTLLGSDSHTPAAGSLGMLAIGAGGLEVAMAMAGEPFYMKMPKVWGVKLTGRLPDWVSAKDVILEMLRRHDVDGGRGKIIEYYGPGLANLTPMDRHVIANMGAELGATTTVFPADGAVKEFLETQDREEAWAELVADPNADYDEHEEINLSELEPLIALPSSPGKVVPVREVAGREIYQTYIGSSANPGLRDFAIAALIVDGKQVHDRVSFDINPTSRQILENLISLELLGKLIHAGARLHQAGCNGCIGMGQAPATGRISLRTVPRNFPGRSGTKEDQVYLCSPETAAASALTGEITDPRSLAMDYPPFREPKSIRINISMLSPPAEKGEEIALEKGPNIQPLPPFEPLPDDLEGPVLLKVGDDISTDEIMPAGARVLPFRSNIPEISKFVFEPIDENYYQRAMEHQQQGSWVVGGENYGQGSSREHAALAPRYLGLKAVLAKSFARIHWQNLVNFGILPLTFVKPDDWERIEHSDVLYLADVRNAIQRGEKLTISNKTKQEDYELRHSMSPRQVEMILEGSLINLIRKKQ
- a CDS encoding cyclic 2,3-diphosphoglycerate synthase, coding for MDKGNNFTNRLVIMGAAGRDFHNFNVVYRDDPGSQVVAFTATQIPEIAGRRYPPSLAGPCYREGIPIVEEATLATLCRQECIDQVVFAYSDVDYAHVMHQASIALGAGADFLLLGPERTMLQTDVPVIAISAVRTGCGKSQTSRWLSQLLRKKGLQVAVIRHPMPYGNLAQQAVQRFATPADLESAHCTIEEREEYEPHLAAGNVVYAGIDYAQILALAEREADLILWEGGNNDFPFIRPNLHIVLVDPLRPGSETSHHPGEAVLRMADIIIIAKVNSAAEEDIGQVTAMARQINSTATLIHGTSQVQLDDPERVRGKRVLVVEDGPTITHGGMPHGAGYVAATQAQAAEIVDPRQVAVEKIAAVYAQYPHIGPVLPALGYYPEQLQALRETLNAAQVDVVVSATPCDLDALIDLNKPIVRVRYEFAEAGEAGLGHWIEIFLQEQKLRPRD